From a region of the Chlamydomonas reinhardtii strain CC-503 cw92 mt+ chromosome 12, whole genome shotgun sequence genome:
- a CDS encoding ribosomal protein S23 yields the protein MGKTRGMGAGRKLRVHRREERWADKDYNKSHLGSEWKKPFAGASHAKGIVLEKIGIEAKQPNSAIRKCARVQLIKNGKKIAAFVPMDGCLNFIEENDEVLIAGFGRRGHAVGDIPGVRFKVVKVSGVSLLALFKGKKEKPRS from the exons ATGGG TAAGACCCGTGGTATGGGAGCCGGGCGCAAGCTCCGGGTGCACCGCCGTGAGGAGCGCTGGGCCGACAAGGACTACAACAAGAGCCATCTGGGCTCTGAGTGGAAGAAGCCCTTCGCCGGCGCTTCGCACGCCAAGGGCATTGTGCTGGAGAAGAT CGGCATTGAGGCCAAGCAGCCCAACTCTGCCATTCGCaagtgcgcgcgtgtgcagctGATCAAGAACGGCAAGAAGATTGCCGCCTTCGTCCCCATGGACGGTTGCCTGAACTTCATCGAGGAGAAC GATGAGGTCCTGATCGCCGGTTTcggtcgccgcggccacgccgtGGGTGATATTCCCGGTGTCCGCTTCAAG GTGGTCAAGGTGTCGGGTGTGTCCCTGCTGGCGCTCTTCAAGGGCAAGAAGGAGAAGCCCCGCTCGTAA